Below is a genomic region from Anguilla anguilla isolate fAngAng1 chromosome 18, fAngAng1.pri, whole genome shotgun sequence.
TGttacaataaacatttttaatatatggCAGTATACTTTTGTTGTGTAAGGGATGTCTGCTTGTTGAATGTCACTCATGATAATGTTTCTTAATATTATATTTCAGAAACCTTCTtctgaaaaagtaaaagaagCGAAAGAACACAGCCCTCCCTTGGACTGTCAATCACTCCTGGAGGACGCCGTCTGTGAGACGTTCACGTTGGGGACTCTGCCCCCTATCCACTATCTGAACGAGTCTGTCTTCGAGCTGACCATGTCCGAGCTGCTCGGCGGCGAGAACGTCCTGTCCCGGACCGCGGCCCAGAACACCGACCTCATCTCCGGCGTGTACGAGGGTGGCCTCAAGGTCTGGGAGTGCACCTACGACCTGCTGGAGCACCTGGAGGCCGAGGGGGAGGCCTTCTCCGGGAAGAGGGTGCTGGATTTAGGCtgcggggcggggctgctggGCATTTTGGCTCTCAGGAGAGGGGCACGCGAGGTCCACTTTCAAGACTACAACAGCACAGTGATAGAGCGGCTTACGCTGCCCAACGTGCTGCTGAACTgcgaagatgatgatgatgatagtggtgatgatgatgacggtggcggaggaggagatgaagagggagagaaagaaggttGCCCACCACCAAAAAGAAAAGCCACAGGTCCACCACGGGACTCGAAGCTGGCCAGGTGCAGGTTCTTTTCCGGCAGCTGGACCACCTTCCTCACACAGATGCTGAACAATGACCCGCCCCCGAAGTATGACCTCATCATGACCTCTGAGACTATCTACAACACGGACTATTACCCAGCCCTGCACGAGGTCTTCCACAGGCTGCTGGACCAAGGAGGTCTCGTGTACCTGGCAACGAAGGCGCACTACTTTGGGGTCGGCGGCGGGCTGTACCTCTTCCAGAATTTTGTAGAGGAGAAGGacatctttaaaatgaaatgcgtGAAGAATGTGGAACACGGTCTCCAGAGACATGTGGTGGCCATGAGCTTCAAGGAACCCTGACCAGTGACTGAATGTTCCGGTTGATTTATAGCTCTGGACTGAGCAGCTTTGGAGAATCATTTGGAGTAGACATTTCACCGTTTCTAAGAACGTGGCTATTGTATTTCACCATCAGTGTGAATTctcttttttgtaattaaagctTTGTTCGAAGCTTGGCCTATGTTCTGACTAAAATGgagcattttgtgtgtttgttgcttCAGAAGAGGCATTCCCTGTGGGGTTTGCATATGGTCTCCTGTAACTGGTAAGAATGGATTTGAGCATGATGAGGTCTGGTGCTTCTTGAGCTACACGGTATTGACCTGCTTTACTCTGGGCCATTGCCAGCTCACACACTATCACTGGTGGGGTCTAATCTGTACATCACTAAAATAGATGGGGGTCTAGTTGAGGTCATGCAtttaggcctggattcaatcaaagtCCATCCTTCACTTTGACTCATGAATAAATCCAAATACAAgacttttcttcacaaacattgGTAAGTTCAACAATCACCAAAAACTGGATTTGCAAAacagtgtttgtgaagaaaaagacaaacactTTCAATTAATCACAAGCCAAACTAAGGACAGATGTTGAATCCAGGGCATGATCTGTAATTTTTCATGATCTCTGACTGTTCAACAAATTTCAATTCAGCTGGATCATTTTGAAATACTGATGTTcgagttccttacccattatactacactgccgcccgttATCTTTGGTAGCACTGATGCGTTCTGCGATTGGCCATAGATTACGTAGATAAAGATATTGTGGCAGCATATTTTTGTAGTACATTTTCAGAACCGTGAAAAGTCCAGGCATGGATTCCTTGCTCACCTGCTTCATACACAGGACACACCCAACACAAATGCGATGCTGGATTAACAGGTTGGTTCAGTGTGGATTGTAGGGGGGAAACAGGTGCTGAGATTCAATAAGCATTTGtccttgacattttttttacttgttcaCAAACATAATCTGGCAAGTCAGGCAATCACTAAAACTGACAGGCCAAACTGAGTTTGAGCAGAAAAAGTacaatgtttgtgtttacttGTAAATCTAAGCTAAGGACATGCATTGATTAAACACAGGCTGGAACCTTGTTCTGTCGTTCAAATGAGGATTTAACCCCAGAGTTACTCAGAAGTACTGGCTCAAATGTCCCATTACCATTAATGGCAAGTGATTTTATTACACGATTCACTTCTGTAAATTTACTGTTGGAAAGTAGTTTTAAACTAATAATATAATTCACACACATTTAGTGTTATCAGTCCAGCAGGAATCTCACACTTCACtttttatgtaaaaacaaataGACCAATGACATAAATAATCAACCCAAGTAAAGAACAGCGCTACACAGAGGCttttgcacacacatttattacatCGGCACAGGGGGCTCAGTGTATATTCAGACAGTGCACTGCAGAATAACCTAACCAGAGAGACGCTCAGTCAGAACACTGGAGATAAAGTCAAGCCAACACTGGAAGAGCTGGGGGTCCacaacttacacacacactctcacactcacacacactggcacacactctcacaatcacacactcaaacacactcacatacactctcatacacacccacacatacacactcacaatcacacactcacacacactggcacactctcacaacacacactcacaatcacacactcaaacacgctcacatacactctcatacacacccacacacacacacacacactcacaatcacactcacaatcacacactcaaacacgctGGTCTTGCAACAAGTCATCACAAATCAGCTAACAGGTAGAAACAACTGGCCGTGcacaagatggaaaaaaaacaacttgcaaCTGCAGTCTGAACGGAAGTCCCACTTGTGGGGTAACATACTGACCCTAAACAACAGCAGCCAGGGTGTGTATTTCAGAAAAGACTTGCTCTTGctctcttgttctctcactcactcactcactctcacactctcacactctcacactctcacactctcacacacacaggagggtgCTGACTACGCTGCCAATTCTTTTTGGGAAACAGGGCATGACACAGTGCCACAGATACAGCAATGTTACACGTGTAAactaccagcagggggcgctggggtggaggagggagggtaTTTAATGTCCACCGCTCTCAGTGAGGTCCTGACCTGCTCAACTTGCCCATGGATCTGCATTGTATAAAGTTCCCCTAACTCAGGAATgtagaataaattaaaatcagCGGTTTTAAAACACTAAAGTACAGCACTACAGGTGCAGCCGTGGGATTGAGAAGCATGGTGCAGGCTTGCTGTGGTGTCATTCAGGTATTCTAAACTGTCACATTCAGCTCAGAACTGCACAGAACCTCCTTCTGCGGTCCCATGGCAACAGCGGTTGCCATGAGACTGCAGAAAAGATCTGCAAGGATGAGGCCTGGTTTCCAAACGAGCCGAAGGACAGTCTGCATTAGCCGGAGTTGTTTATGGTCCATGTGAATAAGTCATCGCTTttacagacattacattacatttccgaAACAGATACAATAATGTCTGTGAGAAATAggccttgatttaaaaaatatggaatTTACACCTAATACATCAGTGGAATGTTCTAGATTTGTCTTTTGGCTATGGTCAATCAACTGGTCCATAATCTATTTTTGGTCTATCAGTATAATCTCAGTCATAAATAATCTGCTCTATTATAATATTCACAGCCAGTGTAAAGTACAATTAGTCTACATGCAGGTGTGTTACAATAACTATGAAGGGAGGTGGGCTTAATTCCATTTGAAGctagtcaattcaggaaataaactgaaattcaatttctTTCTTGAAAAATCCTCACAGAACATTAAGGGGAACTTTATTTGCAATTAATtttcctgaactgactgaaattgaaatggacGTTAATCCCCAAAACCTGGTACACCAGGTGCATGAATGTCAAAGGTGTGGCCCTCCGAGAGCTTTAGATCAttgcccctcccactct
It encodes:
- the mettl18 gene encoding histidine protein methyltransferase 1 homolog gives rise to the protein MAFSFNFDLKIKTDEAVNQDKIKKDQGHEEKPVDSNDTKPSSEKVKEAKEHSPPLDCQSLLEDAVCETFTLGTLPPIHYLNESVFELTMSELLGGENVLSRTAAQNTDLISGVYEGGLKVWECTYDLLEHLEAEGEAFSGKRVLDLGCGAGLLGILALRRGAREVHFQDYNSTVIERLTLPNVLLNCEDDDDDSGDDDDGGGGGDEEGEKEGCPPPKRKATGPPRDSKLARCRFFSGSWTTFLTQMLNNDPPPKYDLIMTSETIYNTDYYPALHEVFHRLLDQGGLVYLATKAHYFGVGGGLYLFQNFVEEKDIFKMKCVKNVEHGLQRHVVAMSFKEP